Proteins found in one bacterium genomic segment:
- a CDS encoding MarR family transcriptional regulator, whose amino-acid sequence MSQPQQQQALRFWKLVHEACLEQDLDELSMRQMAILLKIYIDAPPHSVKTLSEQLNIPKAAVSRAIDSLSAKNLVKRERSKHDKRCVILHRTLSGMTCLGTLADAITKASGEVKQGATVAA is encoded by the coding sequence ATGAGCCAGCCGCAGCAACAGCAAGCACTCCGCTTCTGGAAACTGGTGCATGAAGCATGCCTGGAGCAGGACCTGGACGAGCTGTCCATGCGTCAGATGGCTATTCTGCTGAAAATCTATATCGATGCACCGCCGCACAGCGTCAAAACGCTGTCCGAGCAGTTGAACATCCCCAAAGCCGCCGTGAGCCGCGCCATCGACAGCCTTTCGGCCAAGAACCTGGTGAAGCGCGAGCGCAGCAAGCACGACAAACGCTGCGTGATCCTGCATCGCACGCTGAGCGGCATGACCTGCCTCGGCACGCTGGCAGACGCCATCACCAAGGCAAGCGGCGAAGTGAAACAGGGCGCCACCGTCGCGGCCTGA
- the fliF gene encoding flagellar M-ring protein FliF, giving the protein MRSEGAMLQQIKDLGPMKLGIIGGVAALMLGFFTFLGMRGSSTGPMELLYSNLKPEESSGIVTYLEQNQIPYELRAGGTQIFVPDTKVDRTRVQLAGQGMPNANSGVGFEIFDKNEALGTSQFVNNVNYMRALEGELARSIATLDPISEARVHVVIPKRELFSRNMQPPTASVVVTMKNGKTLAKQEIQSIRHLVSTAVPGLELNRITLVDNTGKLLARGALDENDIGEAASEADEYRVRYEQRMKKQIEELLEQTVGLGNVKANVTADIDFDRIVKKSENFNPDGQVARSTQTIDEKEQSKEKSQDTNVTVKNNLPDPNPENAGLVTENQKSKSDETINYEISKEEINQVQEIGTVQKISVAVLVNGTMKASEDGAAMKYVERSPEELEQIGKLVKSAIGFDADRGDMVQVVNMPFSGSLDDMKPPSSLDWLKDDFHNILQTAILGIVAILAILLVIRPLVNRAIETTTFTEEEPEDVNALLPSNQVAGQLTDQRGVPIGPDGQPMNDMLEDDTLVSIMGIEGGIKSSSMRRVTALIDKNPEEALNVLRGWLTNDK; this is encoded by the coding sequence ATGCGAAGTGAAGGTGCCATGCTGCAGCAAATCAAAGATTTAGGCCCAATGAAACTCGGCATTATCGGGGGTGTTGCGGCCCTGATGCTGGGGTTTTTCACTTTTCTGGGCATGCGCGGAAGCAGCACCGGCCCGATGGAGCTGCTCTACAGCAACCTGAAGCCCGAAGAGAGCAGCGGCATTGTCACCTATCTGGAGCAAAACCAGATTCCTTATGAATTACGCGCCGGCGGCACGCAGATTTTTGTGCCGGACACCAAGGTGGACCGCACCCGCGTGCAACTGGCGGGCCAGGGCATGCCCAATGCCAATTCCGGCGTGGGTTTTGAGATTTTTGATAAAAACGAAGCGCTGGGAACCAGCCAGTTCGTCAATAACGTCAATTACATGCGCGCGCTGGAAGGCGAGCTCGCCCGCTCCATCGCCACGCTGGACCCGATTTCCGAGGCGCGCGTGCATGTGGTGATTCCCAAACGCGAGCTTTTCTCCCGCAACATGCAGCCGCCGACGGCCTCGGTGGTGGTGACCATGAAAAACGGCAAGACGCTGGCCAAGCAGGAAATCCAATCCATCCGTCATCTCGTTTCCACCGCTGTGCCGGGGCTTGAGCTCAACCGCATTACGCTGGTGGACAATACCGGCAAGCTGCTTGCACGCGGCGCGCTGGATGAAAATGACATCGGCGAAGCCGCCAGCGAGGCTGATGAATACCGCGTGCGTTACGAGCAACGCATGAAGAAGCAGATTGAGGAGCTTCTCGAGCAGACGGTCGGCCTGGGCAATGTGAAGGCCAACGTCACCGCCGATATCGACTTTGACCGTATTGTGAAAAAATCCGAGAATTTCAACCCGGACGGCCAGGTTGCGCGATCCACCCAGACGATTGACGAAAAAGAGCAGAGCAAAGAAAAATCGCAGGACACCAACGTGACGGTGAAAAACAACCTGCCCGACCCCAATCCCGAAAATGCCGGGCTGGTGACGGAAAACCAGAAGAGCAAAAGCGACGAGACCATCAATTACGAAATCTCAAAAGAAGAGATCAACCAGGTCCAGGAAATCGGCACAGTGCAGAAAATCTCGGTCGCTGTGCTGGTAAACGGCACGATGAAGGCAAGCGAAGACGGCGCTGCGATGAAATATGTCGAGCGCAGCCCCGAGGAGCTTGAGCAGATCGGCAAGCTGGTGAAATCCGCCATCGGGTTCGATGCCGACCGCGGCGATATGGTGCAGGTCGTTAATATGCCCTTCTCCGGCTCTCTGGACGATATGAAGCCGCCCTCCTCACTGGATTGGCTGAAGGATGACTTCCACAATATTCTGCAGACGGCCATCCTCGGGATTGTGGCTATCCTGGCTATCCTGCTGGTTATCCGTCCGCTGGTGAACCGCGCGATTGAGACGACGACCTTCACCGAAGAAGAGCCCGAAGACGTCAATGCGCTTCTGCCAAGCAACCAGGTGGCTGGGCAGTTGACCGACCAGCGCGGCGTGCCCATCGGCCCCGATGGGCAGCCCATGAACGATATGCTGGAAGACGATACGCTCGTCAGCATCATGGGGATCGAGGGCGGCATCAAATCCTCCTCGATGCGCCGCGTGACGGCACTGATCGACAAAAACCCCGAGGAAGCGCTGAACGTGCTCCGCGGCTGGCTCACCAACGATAAATAG